In the genome of Bremerella sp. JC817, one region contains:
- a CDS encoding S8 family serine peptidase, giving the protein MRYTLALLFVTFCAPLFAQEVGFPAADLLPKKEIGATRFLEEHRKFDGRGVVVAVFDTGCDPAAPGLQVTSDGKPKIIDMIDATGSGDVQTSTIRKVEEGTITGLTGRKLTIPEKWNCPSGEFHVGMKPAYELFPQAAIPRIKSENRKPWDIAVRTEVEKLTREIEAFEKENPKPKGDKKKEGKDLELRLEQLTKLGSSWSDPGPIYDCVVFNDGKMWQAAIDTDEDGDLSDEKLMTNYKVKRQYSTFGEVDLVTYAINIYEEGNVLSIVVDAGTHGTHVGGIIAANYPDSPELNGVAPGAQIVSVKIGDTRLGSNSTGIGEDRGLIAVLENNCDLINMSYGGPSPEWNVGRTARLFSEIVNRYGVIFVSSAGNSGPALSTVGGPGGTTSAILGVGAYVSPELMSAAYSLREDLGEMPFTWSSRGPTMDGDLGVDISAPGGAVAPVSRWSLSPGSLMNGTSMSSPNACGGVALVLSGLKQEKIEYTPESVKLAIKNTARKLEGGTVWANGRGLIQVGAAFDWLVEYHDAVEPAVRYEVSLPGMRTKRGIYLREGDEVHRVQEVTVSVDPVFNEDDKFDVRADYRAEFILKCDADWVKVPQNFYVNHGGRDFKIEVDPRQLKPGAHFAEVEGYFADRQELGPRFRVPITVLMPVTETPQTEFKATLKLSSGQIERTFIQVPMGATWVNVRVKSDKLEDTKLFVFHALQRLEDRPFPTIEEKSFLPLEPGQVRELSFAVAEGKTLEMTLAQYWSALGETEVELEASFFGLMPAPGDLTWDGTNPIHRIDVQSSLAPMQIEPSAKFKKLRKTLLPVKSEVKPLDPNRDEFPDKRLNYGITLTYEFTLSEKSTVSPEPIIWANGYDRYSGGVYTIYDVNNQVVETGSGGREASLEKGKYKLTFFFRQENRDKVKDLEDMPIWLDFDLGGGPGVRTFSSHEAAANQQGGFRSAWVRPGELVPVFLTLNPKSLPKQASPGDLLLGEIQFGDPDAKLGGASRRPGGFPLEYVVAPQPSPKAEPADDQPKKDEPTLEEKLFETKLAYLKTLKTKKQQKQFNELFKELNKEKPKNIPLLQAKLIILDDNDRKEHLPEVVSAADAVLKVINQSKVRTYFAERRDPETDKEKEQMKEMTEQRDVIIDTLFRKARALAYMDLPTDDPEHPENVDIKKEPKDEKERAELFEKAFEQLESWVDTTDKKYALLHLRRLRRDEQYGEALKLINKMIDEDPTNLLLYKKRSDIYGELGWDFAEKNEEQWRKLRKRDGMLPN; this is encoded by the coding sequence ATGCGTTATACCCTTGCTCTTTTGTTCGTGACGTTCTGCGCGCCTCTGTTTGCCCAGGAAGTCGGATTCCCTGCGGCAGATCTGCTTCCCAAGAAGGAAATCGGGGCGACTCGCTTTCTGGAAGAACATCGCAAGTTTGATGGCCGAGGCGTCGTCGTTGCGGTCTTCGATACCGGTTGCGACCCAGCCGCTCCAGGCCTGCAAGTGACTTCGGATGGCAAGCCGAAGATCATCGACATGATCGACGCCACCGGCAGCGGCGACGTGCAGACCAGCACCATTCGCAAAGTGGAAGAAGGAACCATCACCGGTCTGACCGGGCGTAAGCTGACGATCCCTGAAAAATGGAATTGTCCCAGCGGCGAGTTCCACGTCGGGATGAAGCCTGCCTACGAGCTCTTTCCACAAGCCGCCATTCCACGCATCAAATCGGAAAATCGCAAGCCGTGGGACATCGCTGTTCGCACGGAAGTTGAAAAGTTGACCCGTGAGATCGAAGCCTTCGAAAAAGAAAACCCGAAACCCAAAGGGGACAAGAAGAAGGAAGGCAAAGACCTGGAACTTCGTTTGGAACAACTGACCAAGCTTGGTTCGAGTTGGAGCGATCCTGGTCCAATCTACGACTGCGTCGTCTTCAACGACGGCAAGATGTGGCAGGCCGCCATCGATACCGATGAAGATGGCGATCTGAGCGACGAAAAGCTGATGACCAACTACAAGGTCAAGCGTCAGTACTCGACCTTCGGCGAAGTTGACCTGGTGACCTACGCGATCAACATCTACGAAGAAGGCAACGTGCTGAGCATCGTCGTCGATGCCGGTACGCATGGTACGCACGTCGGTGGCATCATCGCAGCCAACTATCCTGATTCGCCAGAACTGAACGGTGTCGCACCGGGTGCTCAGATCGTTTCGGTAAAGATCGGCGATACGCGTCTCGGTTCGAACTCAACCGGTATTGGCGAAGATCGTGGTTTGATCGCCGTGCTGGAAAACAATTGCGACCTGATCAACATGAGCTACGGCGGCCCTTCGCCCGAATGGAACGTCGGTCGAACCGCTCGACTCTTTTCCGAAATCGTCAATCGGTATGGAGTGATCTTCGTTTCGAGTGCCGGTAACAGTGGGCCTGCCCTTAGCACCGTGGGTGGTCCTGGCGGAACAACCTCGGCGATCCTCGGCGTTGGCGCTTACGTCTCGCCAGAGTTGATGTCGGCTGCCTATTCGCTGCGAGAAGATCTCGGCGAAATGCCTTTCACCTGGTCGTCGCGTGGTCCCACGATGGATGGCGACTTGGGTGTCGATATCAGTGCCCCGGGTGGTGCGGTTGCGCCGGTGTCGCGTTGGTCGCTGTCGCCAGGCAGCTTGATGAACGGTACCTCGATGTCGTCCCCCAATGCATGTGGTGGCGTGGCCTTGGTGCTCAGCGGTTTGAAGCAAGAGAAAATTGAATACACGCCGGAATCGGTGAAGCTGGCCATCAAGAACACGGCTCGCAAATTGGAAGGTGGCACGGTCTGGGCGAACGGTCGTGGCTTGATCCAGGTCGGGGCCGCTTTCGATTGGCTCGTCGAATATCACGACGCCGTCGAACCTGCCGTTCGCTACGAAGTCTCGCTACCAGGCATGCGAACGAAGCGTGGCATTTACCTCCGAGAAGGTGACGAGGTTCACCGCGTACAAGAGGTTACCGTCAGCGTCGATCCGGTCTTCAACGAAGACGACAAGTTCGACGTTCGGGCCGACTATCGTGCCGAGTTCATCCTGAAGTGTGACGCCGACTGGGTGAAGGTTCCGCAAAACTTCTACGTCAATCATGGTGGGCGCGACTTCAAGATCGAGGTCGATCCACGACAATTGAAGCCTGGGGCACACTTCGCGGAAGTCGAAGGCTATTTTGCCGATCGCCAGGAACTGGGCCCACGCTTCCGCGTACCGATCACCGTGCTGATGCCCGTGACCGAAACGCCACAAACCGAATTCAAAGCGACCCTCAAGCTCTCGTCAGGTCAGATCGAACGCACGTTCATCCAGGTGCCGATGGGTGCCACGTGGGTCAATGTTCGTGTGAAGTCGGACAAGCTGGAAGACACGAAACTGTTCGTCTTCCATGCCCTGCAGCGACTGGAAGATCGTCCTTTCCCGACGATTGAAGAGAAGTCGTTCCTGCCGCTGGAACCAGGGCAAGTTCGCGAACTGAGCTTTGCCGTTGCGGAAGGGAAGACGCTGGAAATGACGCTGGCCCAGTACTGGTCGGCCCTCGGCGAAACGGAAGTCGAACTGGAAGCGAGCTTCTTCGGCCTCATGCCAGCGCCAGGTGATTTGACCTGGGATGGAACCAACCCGATCCATCGCATCGACGTGCAATCGAGCCTCGCTCCGATGCAGATCGAACCAAGTGCCAAGTTCAAGAAGCTTCGCAAGACGTTGCTGCCGGTGAAGAGCGAAGTAAAACCGCTCGATCCAAACCGGGACGAATTCCCGGATAAGCGTTTGAACTATGGCATCACGCTGACGTATGAGTTCACCCTCAGCGAGAAATCGACCGTCTCGCCCGAACCCATCATCTGGGCGAATGGGTACGATCGCTACTCCGGTGGTGTCTATACGATTTACGACGTGAATAACCAGGTGGTCGAAACAGGTTCCGGCGGACGCGAGGCGTCGCTCGAAAAAGGAAAGTACAAGCTGACCTTCTTCTTCCGTCAGGAAAACCGGGACAAGGTGAAAGACCTGGAAGACATGCCGATCTGGCTCGACTTCGATCTAGGAGGCGGTCCAGGTGTGCGAACATTCAGCAGCCACGAAGCCGCCGCCAATCAGCAAGGCGGGTTCCGTTCGGCCTGGGTTCGTCCTGGCGAACTGGTGCCAGTCTTCCTGACGCTGAATCCGAAGAGCCTTCCGAAGCAGGCCTCGCCAGGCGATCTGCTGCTGGGTGAAATTCAGTTTGGCGATCCCGACGCCAAGCTGGGTGGCGCATCGCGTCGACCGGGCGGTTTCCCACTGGAATACGTGGTTGCTCCACAGCCAAGCCCGAAAGCCGAGCCGGCCGACGATCAGCCGAAGAAAGATGAACCAACGCTCGAAGAGAAGCTGTTCGAGACGAAGCTGGCTTACTTGAAGACGCTGAAGACCAAGAAGCAGCAGAAGCAATTCAACGAGCTGTTCAAAGAGCTGAACAAGGAAAAGCCTAAGAACATTCCGCTGCTGCAGGCCAAGTTGATCATTCTGGACGACAACGATCGGAAAGAGCACCTGCCGGAAGTGGTCTCGGCCGCCGATGCGGTGCTGAAGGTGATCAATCAGTCGAAGGTGCGGACCTACTTTGCCGAACGCCGCGATCCGGAAACCGACAAAGAGAAAGAGCAGATGAAGGAGATGACCGAGCAGCGCGACGTCATCATCGATACGCTTTTCCGGAAGGCTCGGGCACTGGCCTACATGGATCTGCCAACCGACGATCCAGAGCATCCAGAAAACGTGGACATCAAGAAAGAGCCCAAAGACGAAAAGGAACGGGCCGAGCTCTTCGAGAAGGCTTTCGAGCAGTTAGAAAGCTGGGTCGATACGACCGATAAGAAGTACGCTCTGCTGCACTTACGTCGTCTGCGTCGTGACGAGCAGTATGGCGAAGCCTTGAAGTTGATCAACAAGATGATCGACGAAGATCCGACGAACCTGCTGCTTTACAAGAAGCGATCCGATATCTACGGAGAACTGGGTTGGGACTTCGCCGAAAAGAACGAAGAGCAGTGGCGCAAACTGCGAAAGCGGGACGGCATGCTCCCTAACTAG
- a CDS encoding DUF1553 domain-containing protein, whose translation MKTLLHASVACCCWIAAATIAFAAESEIDFGRDIRPILSGKCFHCHGPDPESREGGLRLDLEDASREELDSGMIAIVPGNVDESELMARVRTDDESMRMPPPEIGNQLSPREQELLTKWIQQGAKYAPHWSFVPPVKHAAPEVKQADWAKTTLDRFVLHRLEQEGLVPNDEADRYTLARRASFALTGLPLSIEETDAFVNDPSPDAYEKLVDRLLADPAYGERWGRVWLDIARYADSMGYEKDSPRTIWPYRDWVIRAINENMPFDQFTVEQLAGDLLPEPTQDQRIATAFHRNTMTNTEGGTNDEEFRNAAVVDRVNTTIKAWMGLTMECAQCHTHKYDPITQKEYFEFFAIFNQTEDADRGDEAPLAKWFTTQQQAQQASLKSQLEEAQAKLQQMLEASTEIAHQTNQPNIGRFVRVENVADSAFLHIAEVQVFSGQENLAMKGKATQSSVDYDGPAGLAIDGNTNGDYAGAKSTTHTKQEKNPWWEVDLGGTTTIDKVVVWNRTDGALFNRMKTCRVVILDENRNPVWAGRLDSPFNPSAEFVPPKTIDAMDPQARTELATYLKGNSPELEKQKARIANLQKKLDGIKPTTTPVMVELPADKHRKTFIQLRGSYQAEGDEVGPQVLGSFHKQPQQKEVDRLAMAEWLIDSSNPLTARVVVNRHWEQLFGIGIVETSEDFGSQGELPTHPQLLDTLAVELMEHHWDTKWLVKQLVMSQAFRQAATATPEKLAKDPRNQLVSRGPRIRLSAEMVRDQALAVSGLLSEKMFGPPVHPPRPNLGLNAAFGGSTDWKDSTGEDRYRRGIYTMWRRTTPYPSMATFDAPSREVCTVRRITTNTPLQALVTLNDPVYIEAAQALGRVAWQQPDMTIDQKIEYAFRRVLGRHPSEQEIARLHQLLEEVQQQYAAIPDEAAKIATQPLGPIPEGAVVEEMAAWTILGNVLLNLDETLNR comes from the coding sequence ATGAAGACGCTTCTCCATGCTAGTGTGGCGTGTTGCTGCTGGATCGCTGCGGCAACGATCGCTTTTGCGGCGGAATCAGAAATTGATTTCGGTCGAGACATTCGACCCATCCTCTCGGGCAAGTGCTTTCATTGCCACGGTCCAGACCCCGAATCGCGAGAAGGGGGCCTGCGTCTCGATCTTGAGGATGCGTCCCGCGAGGAACTCGATAGCGGCATGATCGCCATTGTTCCCGGCAATGTGGACGAGAGCGAATTGATGGCCCGCGTTCGTACCGACGACGAATCGATGCGGATGCCTCCGCCTGAGATCGGCAATCAGTTATCGCCTCGCGAACAAGAGTTGCTGACCAAGTGGATTCAGCAAGGAGCGAAGTACGCACCGCACTGGTCGTTCGTTCCCCCAGTCAAGCATGCAGCACCAGAGGTGAAGCAGGCCGACTGGGCCAAGACAACGCTCGATCGCTTCGTGCTGCATCGCCTGGAGCAAGAAGGTCTCGTCCCGAACGACGAGGCGGATCGATACACGCTGGCTCGTCGTGCTTCGTTCGCGTTAACTGGCTTGCCGCTGTCGATCGAAGAAACCGATGCCTTCGTCAACGACCCTTCGCCCGACGCCTATGAAAAGCTGGTCGATCGCCTGCTGGCCGATCCTGCTTACGGCGAACGCTGGGGCCGCGTCTGGCTTGACATTGCCCGATACGCCGATTCGATGGGGTACGAGAAAGACAGCCCAAGAACGATCTGGCCTTATCGCGACTGGGTGATTCGTGCGATTAACGAGAACATGCCGTTCGATCAGTTCACTGTCGAGCAGTTGGCGGGCGACTTGCTGCCAGAGCCGACCCAGGACCAACGCATCGCGACGGCCTTTCATCGCAACACGATGACCAATACCGAAGGGGGCACCAACGACGAAGAGTTCCGCAACGCGGCCGTCGTCGATCGCGTGAACACGACCATCAAGGCCTGGATGGGGCTGACGATGGAGTGTGCCCAATGCCATACGCACAAATACGATCCGATTACGCAGAAAGAATACTTCGAGTTCTTCGCGATCTTCAACCAGACCGAAGACGCCGATCGTGGCGACGAAGCACCGCTGGCTAAATGGTTCACCACGCAGCAGCAAGCCCAGCAAGCCAGCTTGAAATCGCAGTTGGAAGAAGCCCAGGCCAAGCTGCAGCAGATGCTGGAAGCTTCGACCGAGATCGCGCATCAGACGAATCAGCCCAACATCGGCCGCTTTGTCCGGGTCGAGAATGTCGCCGACAGTGCCTTTCTGCACATCGCTGAAGTTCAGGTCTTCAGCGGTCAAGAGAACCTGGCGATGAAGGGGAAGGCGACCCAAAGCAGCGTCGACTACGACGGACCTGCGGGCCTTGCGATCGATGGCAACACGAACGGCGACTACGCCGGTGCCAAGAGCACGACCCACACCAAGCAAGAGAAAAACCCTTGGTGGGAAGTCGACCTGGGCGGCACGACCACGATCGACAAAGTGGTGGTTTGGAATCGAACCGACGGGGCTCTCTTCAATCGGATGAAGACCTGCCGGGTCGTCATTCTGGATGAGAATCGCAATCCGGTGTGGGCAGGTCGACTCGATTCGCCTTTCAATCCGAGTGCCGAGTTCGTTCCTCCGAAGACCATCGACGCCATGGACCCGCAGGCCCGGACCGAACTGGCGACCTACCTGAAGGGGAACTCGCCAGAGCTCGAGAAGCAGAAAGCACGCATCGCGAATCTGCAGAAGAAGCTCGACGGAATCAAACCGACCACCACGCCGGTGATGGTGGAACTGCCGGCCGACAAGCATCGCAAGACGTTCATTCAGCTTCGCGGAAGTTATCAGGCCGAAGGGGACGAGGTCGGTCCCCAGGTGCTTGGCAGTTTCCACAAGCAGCCGCAGCAAAAGGAAGTCGATCGCCTGGCGATGGCCGAGTGGCTGATCGATTCCAGCAATCCACTGACGGCCCGCGTTGTCGTGAATCGCCATTGGGAACAGCTCTTTGGGATCGGTATCGTCGAGACCAGCGAAGACTTTGGTTCGCAAGGCGAGCTGCCAACCCATCCACAGCTTCTCGATACGCTGGCAGTCGAACTGATGGAGCATCACTGGGACACCAAGTGGCTGGTCAAACAACTCGTCATGAGCCAGGCCTTCCGCCAGGCGGCCACAGCGACGCCGGAAAAGCTGGCCAAGGATCCGCGGAACCAGCTTGTTTCACGTGGCCCTCGCATTCGGCTCTCGGCGGAAATGGTCCGTGACCAGGCACTAGCCGTGAGTGGTTTGCTGAGCGAAAAGATGTTCGGCCCGCCGGTTCACCCACCTCGCCCGAATCTTGGTTTGAACGCTGCCTTCGGCGGTTCGACCGACTGGAAAGACAGCACCGGCGAAGACCGGTATCGCCGCGGCATCTATACGATGTGGCGACGCACAACGCCATATCCATCGATGGCAACATTCGACGCACCAAGCCGCGAAGTCTGCACTGTTCGTCGAATCACGACCAACACGCCGCTCCAGGCACTCGTCACGCTGAACGATCCGGTCTACATCGAAGCCGCCCAGGCCCTCGGCCGTGTTGCCTGGCAGCAGCCCGATATGACCATCGATCAAAAGATTGAATATGCGTTCCGCCGTGTGCTGGGACGCCATCCCAGCGAGCAAGAGATCGCTCGCTTGCATCAACTGCTAGAAGAAGTGCAGCAGCAGTATGCCGCCATTCCGGACGAGGCCGCGAAGATTGCCACGCAGCCGCTGGGACCAATACCGGAAGGAGCGGTGGTCGAAGAGATGGCCGCGTGGACCATCCTCGGGAATGTGCTGTTGAACCTGGACGAAACTTTGAATCGCTAG
- a CDS encoding DUF1501 domain-containing protein: MNPMHRPLQNITRRYFLSQCQTGIGGMALGSLLGGSALGSEASTAGSIMPARTHFPAKAKSVIYLHMTGSPPNLDLFDYKPELVKHNDQDCPAEFLEGKEFAFTKGTPKLMGTPHKFRKVGKSGTWMSDALVHMEDIVDDVCFIHSMNTDQFNHAPAELLLYTGSPRLGRPSMGSWVTYGLGSENENLPGFVVLVSSGTNPAGGNSDWGSGFLPSVYQGVQCRSKGDPVLYLNNPAGMSKEMRRRTLDAMNDLNAMELARSGSPETETRISQYELAFRMQMAAPEAMDLSQETQATLDAYGAKPGDSSLANNCLLARRLVERGVRFVQLFDWGWDFHGTSKGTGLGDGLKEKCGSMDQPVSMLIKDLKQRGLLDETLVVWGGEFGRTPFREGRTAGSTVLGRDHYPDVFTLWMAGGGIKPGHSYGASDELGFKVAENKVHIHDLQATILHCLGMNHERLTYHYSGRDFRLTDVHGHVVHDVLA; this comes from the coding sequence ATGAATCCAATGCATCGCCCGCTGCAAAACATCACCCGCCGCTACTTCCTGTCGCAGTGTCAGACTGGAATTGGCGGCATGGCGTTGGGGTCGCTCTTAGGTGGCTCGGCGTTGGGTTCGGAAGCGAGCACGGCTGGTTCGATCATGCCGGCGCGAACTCACTTCCCCGCCAAAGCGAAGTCGGTCATCTATCTGCACATGACGGGTTCGCCGCCGAACCTCGACTTGTTCGACTACAAGCCGGAACTGGTCAAACATAACGACCAGGATTGCCCGGCCGAGTTTCTGGAAGGGAAAGAGTTCGCGTTCACCAAAGGAACGCCGAAGCTGATGGGAACGCCCCACAAGTTTCGCAAGGTGGGCAAGTCCGGCACATGGATGTCGGACGCCCTGGTTCACATGGAAGACATTGTCGACGATGTCTGCTTCATCCATTCGATGAACACCGACCAGTTCAACCATGCTCCGGCCGAACTGTTGCTATACACCGGATCGCCGCGATTGGGGCGGCCTTCGATGGGATCGTGGGTGACCTATGGCCTTGGTTCCGAAAACGAAAACCTGCCTGGCTTTGTGGTGCTCGTTTCCAGCGGAACGAACCCTGCCGGCGGCAACAGCGACTGGGGGAGCGGCTTCCTGCCTTCGGTCTATCAAGGCGTGCAGTGCCGATCGAAAGGGGACCCGGTCCTCTATCTGAACAATCCGGCCGGGATGAGCAAAGAGATGCGTCGACGAACGCTCGATGCGATGAACGACTTGAATGCGATGGAGCTGGCCCGCAGCGGCAGCCCTGAAACAGAAACGCGGATCTCGCAGTACGAGCTCGCCTTCCGCATGCAGATGGCTGCCCCTGAGGCGATGGACCTCAGTCAGGAAACGCAGGCCACCCTCGATGCCTATGGCGCGAAGCCGGGGGATTCGAGCCTGGCGAACAACTGCTTGTTGGCACGCCGGCTTGTCGAACGTGGCGTTCGTTTCGTGCAGCTATTCGACTGGGGCTGGGACTTCCACGGCACCAGCAAGGGAACTGGTCTGGGGGATGGCTTGAAAGAGAAGTGTGGCTCGATGGACCAACCGGTCTCGATGCTCATCAAAGATTTGAAGCAGCGCGGGCTACTCGATGAAACGCTGGTCGTCTGGGGTGGCGAGTTCGGACGAACTCCATTCCGCGAAGGTCGTACCGCTGGCAGCACCGTGCTCGGCCGCGATCACTATCCCGATGTCTTCACCTTGTGGATGGCAGGCGGCGGGATCAAGCCAGGGCATTCGTATGGCGCGAGCGACGAGCTTGGTTTCAAGGTTGCCGAGAACAAGGTGCACATCCACGATCTTCAGGCAACCATTCTGCATTGCCTGGGGATGAATCACGAGCGACTTACCTATCACTACAGTGGTCGTGATTTCCGTCTGACCGACGTGCATGGGCACGTGGTGCACGACGTGTTGGCCTAA
- a CDS encoding DUF4339 domain-containing protein, whose amino-acid sequence MKPEMIYEKLGQIFPTLKPFLEPGKKKKRTSAKEKRQIPVCAPETPKDAKPDLTEFYVKFPPKYQESGPYRLSELKTLARDGLITGETHIRTERSTWIYARNIKGLVAESPDE is encoded by the coding sequence ATGAAGCCTGAAATGATTTACGAGAAGCTGGGGCAAATCTTCCCAACGCTCAAGCCGTTTCTGGAACCAGGCAAGAAGAAGAAACGAACCTCGGCCAAAGAGAAACGGCAGATTCCCGTTTGTGCTCCGGAAACGCCGAAGGATGCCAAGCCTGATCTGACAGAGTTCTATGTTAAGTTTCCGCCGAAGTATCAAGAGTCGGGACCGTATCGTTTGTCCGAGCTGAAAACGCTGGCTCGCGACGGACTGATCACCGGCGAAACGCATATCCGGACCGAACGTTCGACCTGGATCTATGCCCGCAACATCAAAGGGCTGGTCGCCGAAAGCCCCGACGAATAA
- a CDS encoding SPASM domain-containing protein: MTRLKYDPWVLALHLVDASGTRRVAMSTQVLSEILGEVHRVDSIRTVHVRGINSDPGEIACLVDHGRMIALAGFPKRVLFTTGEGMLRQEVEEVFRAFTSIEFSLPKSLRNELLPFQKSDSTHREEEIERWLNTIEYYARVKHTWQLAAELTVRIPPGNLAIDLSDRLDRLAWRMSFRVQRTGGASAFNLEQQQAEYGMKLCEEPYRVMTFSACGQMTACSGDQRQRVYFGSLEEDTLRGIWESNSMESWRRNRTDGQCQGCPGLGTTLRRPSLIGVYDSVGEQRFHEYPQQQLRKIAEQTEQQNAASSGQRDFFRAPRKAS; the protein is encoded by the coding sequence ATGACACGTCTGAAATACGATCCTTGGGTATTGGCACTGCATCTGGTTGATGCCAGCGGGACACGGCGCGTCGCGATGTCGACTCAGGTTCTTTCCGAGATCCTGGGGGAAGTTCATCGTGTCGATTCCATTCGAACCGTTCACGTGCGCGGGATCAATTCCGACCCGGGCGAGATCGCCTGCCTGGTCGATCACGGACGAATGATTGCCTTGGCCGGCTTTCCGAAGCGAGTCCTTTTCACGACCGGCGAAGGAATGCTGCGGCAAGAAGTGGAAGAAGTCTTCCGCGCGTTTACCTCAATTGAATTCAGCTTGCCGAAGTCGCTCCGTAACGAGCTGCTTCCATTCCAGAAAAGTGACTCTACGCACCGCGAAGAAGAAATCGAACGTTGGCTGAATACCATCGAGTACTATGCCCGCGTCAAACATACGTGGCAATTGGCTGCCGAGCTGACCGTGCGGATCCCACCAGGCAACCTGGCAATCGACCTGTCGGACCGGCTCGACCGACTGGCCTGGCGAATGTCGTTTCGCGTGCAACGAACCGGCGGAGCGAGTGCGTTCAATCTCGAGCAACAGCAAGCCGAGTATGGCATGAAGCTGTGCGAAGAGCCTTACCGCGTGATGACCTTCAGCGCGTGCGGTCAGATGACGGCCTGTAGTGGCGACCAGCGACAACGCGTTTACTTCGGTAGCCTGGAAGAAGATACGCTGCGAGGGATCTGGGAAAGCAACTCAATGGAGTCGTGGCGACGCAATCGAACTGATGGCCAATGCCAGGGATGCCCAGGCCTTGGAACAACGCTGCGGCGTCCTTCGCTGATTGGCGTGTACGACTCGGTCGGAGAGCAGCGTTTCCATGAATATCCACAGCAGCAACTGCGGAAGATCGCCGAGCAAACCGAGCAGCAGAACGCTGCGAGTAGCGGCCAACGCGACTTCTTCCGGGCCCCACGCAAAGCTTCGTAG
- a CDS encoding tetratricopeptide repeat protein produces the protein MAWKLPGILILFVLGQPLPVKATPPAVESRQVVLHKTALWATTPPHRPTDQPLLTLAPGDVVELQTTHGEHTQVRTGQRVGWLPSSSLTPLDTKAVEHFSAAIQANPDTAEAYLHRAKVHKRLGSWALAEADLEAALERNPKLAEALAARGYLHFRQGNRAEAKRDWDQAIAIDPQQTLALAYRGLIYASEGKFEQAIADQTAAIESDPTDPRLPYVRGLTWQRQNMPAKAIADFSLAIRLQPKMVLAWKHRSQAQRALGNIEQAKRDLETAIETDSLFVHPHGPERKRLDIDRSLPGMIEQLTAGIEFDPEDTTLIHNRGYLHVLNQNYQAAIQDFDTAIKQQPMATTFFLRGWSKRHLGQLEEAIADYGQAIERDPRLAAAYRDRAFLFKLQRKPELALADYTMAVQINPQDAASYYDRGLLREALSRREDALSDFSQVISIQSDHVDAYRHRAHVLVELKQFREAHRDLQRVKSLEATP, from the coding sequence ATGGCTTGGAAGTTGCCGGGCATCTTGATCCTGTTCGTTCTCGGGCAACCTCTCCCCGTGAAGGCAACTCCACCGGCCGTCGAATCTCGACAGGTCGTTCTGCACAAAACAGCTCTCTGGGCGACTACGCCTCCGCATCGCCCGACTGACCAGCCACTGCTGACGCTGGCCCCTGGCGACGTTGTCGAACTGCAGACAACGCATGGCGAACATACCCAGGTCCGAACCGGTCAACGCGTCGGCTGGCTTCCATCTTCATCGCTGACGCCTCTCGATACCAAAGCTGTCGAGCATTTCTCGGCGGCGATCCAGGCCAACCCCGACACCGCCGAGGCTTACTTGCATCGGGCCAAGGTACACAAGCGTCTGGGAAGCTGGGCGTTGGCAGAAGCCGATCTCGAAGCGGCACTTGAACGCAATCCGAAGCTGGCAGAAGCGTTGGCGGCGCGAGGCTATCTTCACTTCCGCCAAGGGAACCGGGCCGAAGCGAAACGCGATTGGGATCAGGCCATCGCGATCGATCCGCAGCAAACGTTAGCCTTAGCCTATCGCGGGCTGATCTACGCGAGCGAAGGAAAGTTCGAGCAAGCGATCGCCGATCAAACGGCCGCCATCGAAAGCGACCCGACCGATCCGCGTCTCCCTTACGTTCGTGGGCTCACCTGGCAGCGGCAGAATATGCCAGCCAAGGCGATCGCTGACTTCAGCCTGGCAATTCGATTGCAGCCGAAGATGGTCTTGGCCTGGAAGCATCGTTCCCAGGCCCAGCGTGCCCTTGGCAACATCGAACAAGCGAAGCGCGATCTGGAAACGGCGATCGAAACCGACTCCCTCTTCGTGCATCCTCATGGGCCCGAGCGAAAGCGGCTCGATATTGACCGTAGCCTTCCAGGCATGATCGAACAGTTGACCGCCGGCATCGAGTTCGATCCCGAAGATACGACGCTGATTCACAACCGTGGCTACCTTCACGTGCTGAATCAGAACTATCAAGCTGCGATTCAAGACTTCGATACCGCAATCAAGCAGCAGCCGATGGCGACCACCTTTTTCCTGAGAGGTTGGAGCAAACGCCACCTGGGGCAACTCGAGGAAGCGATTGCCGACTATGGCCAAGCCATCGAGCGCGATCCTCGTTTGGCGGCGGCGTATCGCGACCGGGCCTTCCTCTTCAAGCTGCAGCGAAAGCCGGAGCTGGCATTGGCCGATTACACGATGGCGGTGCAGATCAATCCACAAGATGCCGCCTCGTATTACGATCGTGGGCTATTGCGGGAGGCGCTTTCGCGAAGGGAAGATGCCCTCAGCGACTTCAGCCAGGTGATCTCGATTCAGTCCGACCACGTCGATGCCTATCGACATCGCGCCCACGTGCTGGTGGAACTGAAACAGTTTCGCGAAGCCCACCGCGATTTGCAGCGTGTGAAATCGCTTGAGGCGACGCCGTAG